One Fibrobacter succinogenes genomic window carries:
- a CDS encoding GIY-YIG nuclease family protein gives MQEKSYTYILFNKPHGTLYTGVTSNLVKRMQEHKSMTSGFTARYNVTQLGYFEEHTSVVDAIEREKKIKGGSRKKKIALIESMNPQWKDLFSELGV, from the coding sequence ATGCAAGAAAAATCATACACTTACATCCTGTTCAATAAACCGCATGGAACATTATATACAGGTGTGACTTCGAATCTAGTCAAACGTATGCAAGAACATAAATCAATGACTTCTGGATTTACTGCAAGATACAATGTTACGCAATTAGGTTATTTCGAAGAGCATACTTCGGTTGTTGATGCGATTGAAAGAGAGAAAAAGATAAAAGGTGGGTCTAGAAAGAAGAAAATTGCATTGATTGAATCAATGAATCCTCAATGGAAAGACCTTTTTTCTGAACTTGGTGTATAG